TGTAAAAGCAATAGGCATTGACCAAAACTTACTTCACTAGGTTTCAATACCACTGTGTGGAACTACACATGAGGTTGCTACTAAAGACAGTTATATGTTATTTCGTGAACAATTGATCAAACTTTATGTTATAGCTGCAGAACGCAATAGCTGCATTACCTCCATTCCAGAATGCACATTCACCCAGATATGTGGTTTAAATGACTTGGACAGTTCTTGCATGATCTGGGCCTCAGGTTCGCTGAAAGGAGCAGTGCCAGGATCCTCCTCAAATGGGTTATAATCCTGTAATACAAGCAAAAATGTATAAATGTAGTGCATAAGATTGATGCTGTACACTAAAGTAATCTCtgatcaatcaatcaatcaaccAACAAAGAACATGCATGGTAAAAAGATAAAGGTGCACTTGCTCAAAGTGTACACAAGATTAGCAAATTCTGGTTGCCCAACATGACAATAAGAATATACTCCccccgtaaagaaatataagagcgtttagatcactagaATAGTCTATCCACTCCAGATCTGCAATAAAGGACCATAGCTACATGGTAACAATAAAGGACCATAGCTATACTTAGTCTATCAACTCCAGGTCTGCAAAAGTCTGACCTTTAATTCAACTTCAGTGTTCCTGGATGTTAATCAACCTAACTCTTTTAGGGCAATGCTATATTATTGGCTATAGATAAATTACACAGGTTCGCTAAGTAATATCATACAAAAAGAAACCATAAACTGTGGAAGTTAGCATAAAAGACTTCAATCGTTCAAGCTTACATCTAAGATGCATTTCAATAGAATCAACATATAGTTGAACTCGAAAAGAATCAAGTTTTCCTGGTGCACGATGATAAACCACTGAGACAaaccttttccttctttccccaATCAACGCTCCAATTTCTGTTAAGATCAACTCCTCTTCCTGTGTGAAGAAAGAAGAGATTAAATAGTTGGCACATAAACTGCTTCACGTGATGGATTTTTAAGAAAAAGACAATCACCATTTCTCCTATCACAAATCTCCCCTGCTTCAACGCGCTTACGTCCATTAAAATTTTCAATTGGCACCACCTAAAAAGATTAAAGGCAACTTTAGAAACCACTATACCTCCTGAGTTCGAGAGACCCATTACTAATGTGAACAGAAGTAATAACACGGGAAAGAGGTGAATGGGGGAGAAGGCAGACAAATATGAATGGAAGGTAAAGAACAGCATGTGACCACATTTTTCCTTCTTTAAACTAGGATAACAGGATATGCGATAATCATGATTATGTATTTATGTCTACCAAGAAAACCATGATTTTGAATTCGTAAACCATACAAAAGCACTTGGGGGAAACATACTTCACAAACATATTAAATAATACTGTGAATTTTGTCATGGGTATAACTGTGAGTGAATAATAATGCTTACAGAGTGCAGGAATAACATACGTAAAAGATCCCTAGCGCATTAACATTTGAACAATGCGAGTAGATCAAAGTATAGTTTGATTTCAGAGAGCATGTATAAGAACAACTTGTGAGATGAAATGGACCTGATATTTCAATATCTAGAGTACTTTTTCAAGAGCAGATCACCCTCAAAACTATACTAATTCGGTGCAGTGAATAGCAGAACAGCGAGCACAATTGCTTCCCATAAATCTCTTATTAATTATGCATGCCAAGGACTGAAGATATAAAATAAGTTGCAGACGTACTAACTTTGATCACAAGGTGCTCCAGAATTTTCTCAAAGGATGAAAGATCCACACCGGCAATTTTGCGCTTCTCCGTCAAAATGTAGAGCAGACTTAATGCAAGTTCAGAGGTAATAAGTTCTCTGCCATGCTGCCCAAAGCTCTGGAAGACAATGAACCTTCTGTCAAAACCGCAAGGCATCAATAATCTAATTTGCAAAATAACGTGCCAAAACGTATTGAAAGACATAATTGTGTTTTCTTTATGCTGTGAAGCCACTGCCCACTACACCACCAAGGTGAGGGAGTTGCGAACAAGATGAATGAACCGAGCAGACTTGATTTCGTGACGTTGGTTGGATGATACAAGAGGCTAAAGCTAACTAAATGGGGGCAGAATGAAGCTCATGTTTGGTGGGAAATGCTGAGAGATATCTGTTGGGAACTAACCAGAAGGATTTTAATCTTCGAGCCATCATGTACGGTTTTCTTCACATGATTAAAAGTAACAACGAGCATCTCCGCAGAATACCCTTTGTTACCAGCTCTTACTGTATCCATCTGCAACAGTTAATAAAAGACGGCGTAAAATGGCACTCAATACCGAACCAAACCGGCCAATAACAGCTGAACAATGACAGTCAAGCCACTCACGGTCAGCCTATCCGGATTCCGAGCAACCAGGGCCTTGATCTCGCTCAGAAGGGTATCACTGTGGAGAAAAGGAAACAGACCCGGTTAACCCAACACTAAGCGTGGCATGGAAAGATAAAAAGAGCACAAGATAGGCAAAAAGTCAATGCAGCAAACGTAACAAAACACCACCCTGGCCTTCTCTTTTTTCTGGACAAAGGGCATTTTCCCCCAATCCATCAATGAAATCAGAACCGCAAGAACTAAACTTGGAACTGAGACAATAGATATATAGTAGGTTCAGGTATGTAACCTCTGGTGCTGTGCACAGCCATAGCCAATAGCTCCCGTCGGCTAGCTAACATGACAGACAGGGGTTGCAATTGCAGACAGTGACAGTCTGATAGACGTGTCTTGTTGAAGGTGGACTATGACGACAGCGCAAACAAAAAATTGCCATACTGCATCGATCCCCAATCAACTAGCAGAGGATGTTTGAGAGCGGAACCGCGCGCCCATTGCAACCAGCAGCCGGTGAATTAGGCTACAGCGACAAGCAGATGGTCGATTCCAGCGGCTACCAGCTGAGACAGACCTGGCGCCGGCGGCCGGCCGCCGGGTGGCGCGTACGTGTAGGCCGGCCGAGACGGAAGGAGGAGCCGGAACCCACGGGGCAGGGCGGAAGGCGAGAGACGCGCGCCGTACCTGGGGCGGTAGAGGTCCCGCGAGATCGGGGTGACGGAGGCCGGGATCTTCTTGGCCGAGGCGGGGGAAACGAGGGCGGCGAGGGCGAGGGTCAGGGCCACGAGCCGGCGGGACAGGGGCGGGGGCGGCGCGTAGGGCGCCATCTCCGCCGCACGGCACGGCACGGCACGGCCGGCCGGAGCTGAGCCTGAGCCCGAGCTTTCTCCCTCGCCGGCGATCCGCCCGCGCGCGCGCTCAGAGTCGCTCCCCGCTCTGCCTCGCCCacctgtctctctctctctgtctcgcgGCAGGTAGGAAGTGAGACACGAGTGATTTTGATTAACCAGCGGTGATTAATTTGTCAAATTTATAGCAGTATTTGGATTAGTGGGGTCATTAGCAGTGGCTTTCGGTTCTTTTTTTATCTGTTAGCGTGTTGGGCTCGTGCGCACTAGAGCTCACACACTGGATTTTTTTTTACCTTTTTTCGAGGTTAGTTCAAATCCAATGTGAGTTGGTTTGGATTTGGGTTGGGTTTGATGCCATTATGCAATCTTTTTGTGAGTTTGATAACGGCCTTGGTGAAATGGGACGGAATGGCTTGTGGTCCAATGCAAACCGGGGAGATCGACCTCCGCGAGAAAAAAACACCGAAAATACTTTTCTTCCTTGCATAACACATCATCTAAATTTTATGCCCTTCATAACACTTCCACCCGTTTTAAGCCTTAGCAG
The sequence above is a segment of the Aegilops tauschii subsp. strangulata cultivar AL8/78 chromosome 6, Aet v6.0, whole genome shotgun sequence genome. Coding sequences within it:
- the LOC109781642 gene encoding uncharacterized protein, with translation MAPYAPPPPLSRRLVALTLALAALVSPASAKKIPASVTPISRDLYRPSDTLLSEIKALVARNPDRLTMDTVRAGNKGYSAEMLVVTFNHVKKTVHDGSKIKILLSFGQHGRELITSELALSLLYILTEKRKIAGVDLSSFEKILEHLVIKVVPIENFNGRKRVEAGEICDRRNGRGVDLNRNWSVDWGKKEKDYNPFEEDPGTAPFSEPEAQIMQELSKSFKPHIWVNVHSGMEALFMPYDHKNTTPDGAPSHLMRSVLENVNHRNFQDSCLVGSGGGAVGYLAHGTTTDYLYDIAKVPMPFTFEIYGDEKASTDDCFKMFNPVDKITFDRVINKWCMAFLILFEEGLRTLPDDQVVSQGALDNWVPMGGEILERNMDQKSGGENGKLEGLDLGMQELKTYFRLFMLSTFLLMFMFCSRISKNRSRDSDEQSTA